Genomic DNA from Alphaproteobacteria bacterium RIFCSPHIGHO2_01_FULL_41_14:
CAGATTTTTGGCTTTAATGCGTCCGGCTGTGTCGAGAGTATAAATGATCTCATTTTCAATCAGAGGCGTGCTTAATAAAAAGCCGGTTCTTGTGGCCCCCTGCCCAATGCTGGTTTTCCAAATGACATTTTTAAGATCACCGGCTTCTAAATGAGGGATTTTGTGAGTGGCGTTGTAGTCTCCTTGGGGCCAATCCATATTGAGGGTTGGGTCTTCAATGGTGACAGCAATGCTTTCGGCTTCAGCATCCTTTTCCAAAACTTTGACGACAGGCAAAATTTCTGTACGATCGCCCGTCAGAAGATCTTTGGATGTAGAACATCCTTGAAGGAGGAAGAGCCCGACGTTAGACGCAATAATAAGAAAAGCAGAAAATAATTTCATCGGGTTATTTTTGATCTGTGTTTAAATAATTAATAATGGCTTGGGCGCGAACCTTAAAGGCGGCGGGAACTTTAGGGTCTTCCAGAATTTTATGGAGGGAGGACCGAGCCTTTTCTTTATCTCCCTTTTTCAGATAGGACAGACCTAAAAGCTCGTTCCCTAAATGTCGCCAGGGAGAGTCTGCAGAGGCATACGGTGTGGCTTTTTGGATAATGATTTGGGGGTCCACTGTATCGATCTCAATATAAAGGCCGTGAAGCTGGGCCAATTGACCCAGGATTTTTAGGGAAGAAGACGCAAAAAGCCCACTCGAGTTCTGATAGATAATATCATAGAGCTCTTTTGCTCCTTTGGTGTCTCCGCGTTCGAGTAAGATGGCCGCTACCCAGAACCGAGAGAGCTGCGCATAAATAGTTTCGCCTTTGGCCGGGATGTGTTCAAAAATTTTGAAAGCGCGCTCGGGGTCAGATTCCGAAATTACGAGGGCTTGGGTATATTCATTAGACTGAATGGATGTCTTCGAGGTCTGATGGTTTTGCCACCACATCATGCCAGCTGCGATCACAAGAACAGCTGTCACACCGCTGTAAACATGATTCTGATACTTTTTCCACAAAGAGAGCCAGCGCTCTTGATCCACTTCTTGTTTAATTTCTTCTAGAATATTTGACATCATAAAACTCCGGATACGTGAAACTGTTCCTTAAAATACATGCCATGCAAGGAAAGTTCAACGATTATGTTCAGAAATCAAATGAGGGTAGTATCTTAACCTCTCTAAAAAAGGAGAGAGTTTTTTATTACCACACCAATCTGGGTATAACATACTGGGGATAAATGTCCTCGCTCTTGAACTTTTCTTCTAGGACAGCGAGGGAGTCTTGGTGATGGAGTCCGCCATGCACCAATACGCTGTCAATCTTCATGGTATTAGCTCCTTGGATATCGGTATGGAGGCCATCCCCCACAGCTAGGACATTTCTCAATGTGGGCGAGCCCAGTTTTTTCAAAGCAGATTCATAAATGGGAGCATAGGGTTTGCCATAATAAAGAACGGTTCCGCCTTGTTTCTCATATTTCTGAGCCGCCAGCCCTGGGCAATAGGCAACAGTATTGCCATGCATAGCCATCACATCGGGGTTGGCACATAAGAGGGGGAGATCTAACTTTAGCGCTTGTGCCAAGACCGCATCCGTCAGCGGGGTGAGGGCCGTGAACAAGACATAAGACGCTTCTTCTAGCGTGAAGACTTGTTTTCCTGGGATTCGGGGCAAGAGGGGGTGGTCAGAGGACGTATCCCCCAAATAATAATATTTTTTAGTGGCCCATTTATGGACGGGATCATTCAAACCTTCAATCACCGCGTCCCCAGAGCTGTGGATATCATCGTAATGAGTGCCTCTCAGGATCCCCATGTTGGCCACCAGTTGGGCCAGGATTTCACCGGGGCGCGATGAATTGGTGATGAACAAAATAGGCTTGTTGTCGCGCTTTAGCGTCTCTAAACAATCAATGGCCCCTGGTAATGCTTCCACGCCATTATGTACCACGCCCCACATATCCAATAAAAAATGGGAATAGTTGGGCGCAATGTCGCGGAAGTGATCGTAGGTCCCTCGATAAGAAAAGTGTTTCATGGTATGAATTGACTGTAGAGGAAGAGGTTTTCATGAGTCAAGTCTATACATCAAAAAAGAACAACCCCCGTCATTGCTGTGCAACAATGACGAACCCTTAAATCTCAATCACCATGCCATCATACGCGGGCTCTACCCCCTTTGGTAACTTTTGTTTTAACGCTTCATAGTCCAGTTGTGGCCCAAGGTGGGTTAAGATGGCGCGGCGGGGTTTCACATGGCGGATCCATTCCAACGTTTGGCTGAGATGAGAATGGGTGGGGTGTTCTTGTTCTGATACGCAATCCACCACCCACGTTTTCACGCCTTTCAGCATGTGGAAGGCTTCTTTTGAGAGGGTCTTTACATCGGTGGAGTAGGCAAAGTCTCCGATGCGGAATCCTATGGAAATACCGTACCCATGGTCTTGTTCAAAGGGCAAGAAGGTCACGCCTCCTGTTGAAAACTCTTGGCCAGGTTTAATGATGTGTTTTTCCAAGAAGGGAGCATAATGGGGAATGTCAGAGTGAAAGGCGTGGCCAAAAGATTGGTTCAAAGCAGCGAAAGTCTCGCGATCCATAAAGGTGGGGATAAGGCGTTTTTCTATGCGGTTAATAATACCAACATCATTAATACCGTGGGCGTGGTCGCTGTGGGCGTGAGTATAGACGACAGAATGGAGAGTGGGAATATTCTCCCGTAACAATTGATAGCGCAGATCCGGAGAGGTATCGATGAGGACATTATTCTTGCCATGTTGAATGAGGATGGACGGACGGGTGCGACGGTTCCTCGTGTTGTGAGGATCGCAATTTATCCATCTCTCCCCAATCATAGGGGTCCCGCAGGCATGTCCGCATCCTAAAACAATGACTTTCATGGGTGTATTATATTCCTCTTTGTTTTTGAGAAAAGGGTAAAAAAGTTATGGGTGGTGATTTCTTGGATTTTTTTGAGGGAAACGCCCTTGAGTTCTGCTAGCTTTTCGGCCGTATGAACCACAAAAGAGGGCTCATTTCTTTTGCCACGATGGGGAGTGGGGGCGAGATAAGGGGCATCCGTTTCAATGAGTAGGCGATCAAGGGGAACAGTCTTGGCAATCTCGCGGAGCTCTTCCGCATTTTTGAAGGTGAGAATCCCCGAAAAAGAAATATAAAAACCTAAGTCCAATGTGGCGTCCGCAAAGTCTCGGGTGCCACTAAAACAATGGATCACACCAGGGGTCATATGGTCTCGAACTTTTTCTTCTCTGAGAAGCTGCAAGATATCCTCTTCCGCGTTTCTAGAGTGGATCACAAGGGGGAGGCCTGTTTCCTTCAGGGCGTGGATATGATGTCGAAAGCTGAGTTTTTGATGTTCCTGATGGCTGTGTTCGTAATAATAGTCGAGGCCAGTTTCGCCAATGCCCACTGCTTTGGGATGATGAAGGGCAGTGAGGAGATCTTTTAAATCCGGTACGCCTTCTTTGTCTACTTCATGGGGATGAACGCCGACGGTATGGTAAATCTCGTCGTACGTTTCAGAGAGTCTTTCAAGATCAGGAATCTCTTTCAGCTCGGTGGAAATGGTGAGGATGCGGCCTATCTCTAAGGCTTTGGCTCGCGCTAATAACTGCGGGAGGTCTTCTTTAAATTGAGGATCATTAAGATGGCAGTGGCTATCAACAAACATAGGGCTCTGGCTCAATGCGGGGAAAGAGGGGGAACGGCACGGGCAAGGGATGGGCTTGTTTTAGGCAGAAAGAACTTGAGAGATGAGCAAAGGTGCGCTGATCTCTCGGAACTGCCAGGGCATCCAATAACTTTTTGGCTGTCTCAGGGATCATGGGTTGTAATAGAATCCCCAAATACCTCAAGGTTTCCATGACGGTGTACAAGACCATCTCCATGCGGTGAAAATCTGTCTTTTTCAAATTCCAGGGTGCCTGTTCATCCACATATTTGTTGGCGGCCCACACCACATTCCAGAGGGTGTCTGCATATTTATGAAGCTCTTGCTTGTCAAGATGCTCGCGGGCGAGACCCAGGAGACTTTGTGCTTGGGTGAGAAGGTTTTGATCCTCATCGGAAAATTCTTGGAGCAACGTGGGGATTTGACCTTCGCAATTTTTATTGACCATGCTGAGGATACGTTGGGCCAGATTCCCCAATTCATTGGAAAGTTGGGTATTGGCGCGTTGCACCAGAGCTGTTTCGGAAAAATCGCCATCACTGCCAAAAGATACGCCGCGTATTAAGAAATATCTCACCACATCAGCTCCGTATTTTTCTACCAACGCATAGGGGTCTACCACGTTTCCTAAAGACTTTGACATCTTTTCACCTTCCACTGTCCACCAGCCGTGAGCAAATATTTTTTGAGGAGGGGAGAGATCAGCCGCCATTAAAAAAGCGGGCCAGAAAATGGCATGGAACCGCAAAATATCTTTGCCCACCATGTGGAGATCCGCCGGCCAGAACTTTTTGAAGTCTGGGGTGGTGGTGTCAGGATATCCCAAAGCAGTGATGTAATTGGTGAGCGCATCGATCCACACGTACATGATGTGAGAAGGATCATGGGGCACGGGAATCCCCCATTCAAAGGTGGTGCGCGAGACTGAGATATCTTTCAGACCCCCTTTCACAAAGCTGATCACTTCATTCCGACGAGATTCAGGGCCAATAAAGTGGGGATGATCTTCATAAAACTTTAGAAGCTTGTCTTGCCAGTGGGAGAGGCGGAAAAAATAGCTGGATTCTTCCACCCATTCCACGGGTGCGCCTGTGGGCGCCCTCCCATCCACCAGGTCACTTTCCGTATAAAAGGCTTCATCTCGAACAGAATACCAACCCGCATAGTGTCCCAAATAAATTTCGCCTTTCTCCACCAGTTTTGTCCAAAAAGCTTGAGCGCCTTTTTTATGACGAGGCTCCGTCGTGCGGATGAAATCGTCACAAGAAAGGGCGTAGGCGGGGATGAGCTGTCGAAAATTTTCGGAAATCTGATCTACAAATACTTGGGGGGGTAAGCCCTTATCTTTGGCAGCTTGTTCTACCTTTTGGCCATGTTCATCAGTCCCCGTGAGGAACTTGACGTCATAGCCATCAAGCCGTTTAAAACGGGCGAGTATATCACAGCACACGTTGGTATAGACAGACCCAATATGGGGAGTGCTGTTGGGATAGTAAATGGGTGTTGTAATGTAATACGTTTTTTGCATCATGCTCTTAAATTTTTTAACTCAAAAAAGAGGGTGAGGACAAGTTGGCGCCCATCAATATCAAGATTCTTTTTCCATTTAATGATCTTAGAAATTGTTTGATGGATGTCAAGCAAAGAGGCGAGGGAACACTGGATTGTGAAAAAACAACGCTGCTGAAGGGCGACTTCTTTCACGGCATTTTGGAGCCACCATTCCACAAGGGACAAGAAAAGAGTGAGCTTGGAGGCATCCCTTCCCACCGTTTGGGCGAGAGTATGGGCAGGGGCATAATGATCCTGTTCCACAAGAGACCGCACCGCTTGCTGGAAAGAGCCATACAGAGAGAGGGCTTCTTGGTCCAAGAGATCCTGCAAATGGGCGGGGCATCCATGGGCAAGTGCGAGGAGAATCGTTTGCTCTTGAAGAGAGAGTCCTTCGGGAAGAAACGGGAGTAAGTCAGTAGAGGACGGTGCGGCAAAGGAAAGCTTCGCACATCGAGAAACAAGCGTGGGTAGGGGAGAGGCTCCATTGTGTTGAATCAAGAAAAACACGGTATGGGGGGGTGGGGATTCCAGAATTTTTAAAAGCCCATTGGCTCCATTAGGGGTGAGTGTATTCAAGCTATCGAGAATCACAATCCTCCATCCCCCATCAGGCGCGGTTTGTTGTAAGAATTGAAAAACCCCACGTATTTGCTCAATGGAAATAGCTTGGGTAGGAGAGGCCTCTGGAGAAATGTATAAAAAGTTTGGGTGATTTTGATTCTCGATTTTGGTGTAGATGTGGTCGTCAGGGGTGATTTCTGTCAGTAATTGTGCCGCTATATGCTTGGCGAAGTCCACTTTCCCCACGCCTTGAGGACCTTTTAAAATCCAGGCATGATGGGGGCGTTCTTTGAAATCTTGGAAAAAAGTTTGCTTTAAGTCTTTGTGTGCCGTTATGAGATTCATTGTCATGGCCTTACAGTGATAGAGAAAATTTTTCTTGTAAAGCCTTAAAAATCACTTGAGTCATGTGGGGAGGGGCCAGCTTTCCCGAGACCGTAAAAAATCTCGGATTTTGATGAGCTAGAACCTTATATCCTTCATAGACTTTTTCATGAAAGTCGAGAGTCATGGATTCAAAAAAGTCTTGCTGACTTCTTTTGCGCGCTCGGTGTAACCCCTCTTTGGGGGGGAGGTCGAAGAAGAACGTCAAGTCAGGCTGAAAGTTTTTCAGTGTGGCTGTGTGAATAGATTGCACGAACTCGATGCCTAAGTTTTGAGCGTAGCCTTGGTACACAAAAGTGGAATCTGCAAACCGATCACAGAGGACCCATATATTGCGGGCTAAGGCAGGTTTAATCACTTTTTCCACTAAGTCTCGCCGGGCTGCGTACAAAATAAGGACTTGAGAAACGGCATCCCAGTGCGTCTCAGGATGGTCTTTAAGGGCAGCCCGTAACAATTCTGCACCCGTGGTCCCTCCTGGCTCTCGTGTTTTGATGACGTGATAGCCTTTGTTTTTTAAAGCTGTTTCCAAGAGCTGAATCTGGGTGGTTTTCCCAGCCCCTTCTCCGCCTTCGAATGTAATAAATTTTGCTTTCTGAGTCACAGCTAACAAGTCTTTAAATTAAGGATTCACAATACGGGCATCGGGAAGGTTATATCCCTTTTTAGTTTGGGCAAGCACTTTATTGGCGTCCGAGAGAGAGGAAAAAGGACCCACTCGAACTCGATGGAGGGAACGACCATTAATAGTCACGGGGGACGATTCCACAAGACCGATAGACCCTAGTTTATGACTTAGGTTTTTAGCGTTCTCAGGATTTCCAAAGAGGCCGGCTTGAACGTAATAGGCTTTTTCAGGGAGGGAGACTTGTTCCACGGGGGCCATGCCCGGACCCGCTGGGGGCACTTCTGCGGGAAGG
This window encodes:
- a CDS encoding LuxR family transcriptional regulator; the protein is MFVDSHCHLNDPQFKEDLPQLLARAKALEIGRILTISTELKEIPDLERLSETYDEIYHTVGVHPHEVDKEGVPDLKDLLTALHHPKAVGIGETGLDYYYEHSHQEHQKLSFRHHIHALKETGLPLVIHSRNAEEDILQLLREEKVRDHMTPGVIHCFSGTRDFADATLDLGFYISFSGILTFKNAEELREIAKTVPLDRLLIETDAPYLAPTPHRGKRNEPSFVVHTAEKLAELKGVSLKKIQEITTHNFFTLFSKTKRNIIHP
- a CDS encoding methionine--tRNA ligase, with protein sequence MMQKTYYITTPIYYPNSTPHIGSVYTNVCCDILARFKRLDGYDVKFLTGTDEHGQKVEQAAKDKGLPPQVFVDQISENFRQLIPAYALSCDDFIRTTEPRHKKGAQAFWTKLVEKGEIYLGHYAGWYSVRDEAFYTESDLVDGRAPTGAPVEWVEESSYFFRLSHWQDKLLKFYEDHPHFIGPESRRNEVISFVKGGLKDISVSRTTFEWGIPVPHDPSHIMYVWIDALTNYITALGYPDTTTPDFKKFWPADLHMVGKDILRFHAIFWPAFLMAADLSPPQKIFAHGWWTVEGEKMSKSLGNVVDPYALVEKYGADVVRYFLIRGVSFGSDGDFSETALVQRANTQLSNELGNLAQRILSMVNKNCEGQIPTLLQEFSDEDQNLLTQAQSLLGLAREHLDKQELHKYADTLWNVVWAANKYVDEQAPWNLKKTDFHRMEMVLYTVMETLRYLGILLQPMIPETAKKLLDALAVPRDQRTFAHLSSSFCLKQAHPLPVPFPLFPRIEPEPYVC
- a CDS encoding dTMP kinase codes for the protein MTQKAKFITFEGGEGAGKTTQIQLLETALKNKGYHVIKTREPGGTTGAELLRAALKDHPETHWDAVSQVLILYAARRDLVEKVIKPALARNIWVLCDRFADSTFVYQGYAQNLGIEFVQSIHTATLKNFQPDLTFFFDLPPKEGLHRARKRSQQDFFESMTLDFHEKVYEGYKVLAHQNPRFFTVSGKLAPPHMTQVIFKALQEKFSLSL